The Candidatus Nitrosopumilus sp. SW genomic sequence TCAATTACAAATGTTTCAGCTTCACCACCTTCAAAATTTAAATTAAATCCAAACTTGTCAGAAAGTTTTCTTAAAGTTTCAATTTCAGAATGTCCAATTGTTTTTCCCAACCACGAATCATCCAATCCATCAGAAGACACAGTGATCATAATGAAAACAAAGTTTGCATCAAGTAAATCATTCATGTATTGTTCAGGCTCTAAACCCCACAAAGGTGCAACTACAGTCAAACCATATTTTGAGCAAACTTTTTCAAATTTTTCTTTTTGAAAATTACTTTTGATTCCACCATGTACTATTCCTTCAATATCATACTTATTTTTGGCAGTTTTTAGTAAATTTTCCAATAAAGAAAGTTCATCTTTTGTATCATTAGAATTAGAATCAATTGTAATTTGTGGAATTTGCATTGATTTTGCTTGTAGTTTTGTCCATTGTATATTTGGGTGATGAAGTAAGTGACTTTCGTCAGATTTTGTAAATACACTTAGAAGACATTTAATTTCATGCCCTTGTTTTTGTGCCAAATGTATAGCATAAGTGCTGTCTTTTCCACCAGAAAACAGAGAAGCAAGTTTCATTTTATAAAAAAATCAATCCAACAATTGTTTAAGTTTATTCAAAGGACGCTTCAACACTCATAATCGTCATCATAAATCAGACGGCTTTTCCGATAATCATCAGCATCCAGACTATGTCTTAATGCGCATGATTTTAGTTTTGTCCATTACAACCCAGTATTCTACATTTTGTCCGTTTTCTAGTTTTCCTTTAACTTCATCATCAATCAATGTAACATCAATTGTTTCAAAAGTTTCAGAATCCATTAGTTGAACAGTATCACCAGTCATGGAGATAATTTGTCCTACTTTTTTGTTAATCATAGGTACATGGATTTGC encodes the following:
- a CDS encoding diphthine--ammonia ligase — translated: MKLASLFSGGKDSTYAIHLAQKQGHEIKCLLSVFTKSDESHLLHHPNIQWTKLQAKSMQIPQITIDSNSNDTKDELSLLENLLKTAKNKYDIEGIVHGGIKSNFQKEKFEKVCSKYGLTVVAPLWGLEPEQYMNDLLDANFVFIMITVSSDGLDDSWLGKTIGHSEIETLRKLSDKFGFNLNFEGGEAETFVIDCPLFSNSIKINRAEKKWDGYRGRFEIVDAELNYNA
- a CDS encoding translation initiation factor IF-5A codes for the protein MSKPSDLGSLKIGSYILLPHSDQPSGEPCRIVEYDTSKPGKHGAAKARIVAEGIFDGQKRPHVGPVSMQIHVPMINKKVGQIISMTGDTVQLMDSETFETIDVTLIDDEVKGKLENGQNVEYWVVMDKTKIMRIKT